A genomic region of Pseudomonas abietaniphila contains the following coding sequences:
- a CDS encoding HDOD domain-containing protein — MTVVEAPAVPRVLIAEADPWGREMLSELVLDVRCDAQLDVCLDGKQAVELMRGFIPDLVIASRELPGVDGLTLLRGVRMLKRQPPVRFILLSSRNDSASVREAVQLAPTAYLTKPLNMDSLRQRLMTLLSPDGAQVACAVPALAPGLGLDAFLDKRRELADGGPLYVDVRDVITRSRTPAGVDLKKLELELINDPHVTAVLIAAANSASQHQGKPQQTLAQALATLGATQSANLVQGLALKRGAILSDPGLILQASQIWDVSHRTAGYARILARTLDLDHERCYCAGLLRGLGDLSVIRCLQEWVHAGGTLDDATIAHALEQYAAAFGSALRTRWRLPLELRELIAAVYQYNTGVYTREVLAMNLAGQMGRLGEEDPLEALAKSKSARLLKINASDLERVRSKLVA, encoded by the coding sequence ATGACCGTTGTAGAGGCGCCTGCTGTACCTCGCGTGTTGATTGCCGAAGCGGACCCATGGGGTCGGGAGATGCTCAGCGAGTTGGTGCTGGATGTGCGTTGCGATGCACAACTGGATGTGTGCCTGGATGGTAAGCAGGCGGTCGAGCTCATGCGCGGCTTCATTCCCGATCTGGTGATCGCCTCTCGCGAACTGCCGGGTGTCGACGGCCTGACCCTCCTGCGTGGGGTACGGATGCTCAAGCGTCAGCCTCCCGTGCGTTTCATTCTTTTAAGCAGTCGCAACGACAGCGCCAGTGTGCGAGAAGCGGTGCAATTGGCGCCCACCGCCTATTTGACCAAACCGCTGAACATGGACAGCCTCCGCCAGCGCCTGATGACCCTGCTTTCGCCCGACGGTGCGCAAGTCGCCTGCGCGGTGCCTGCACTGGCACCGGGTCTGGGCCTTGATGCTTTTCTGGACAAGCGCCGTGAGCTGGCCGACGGTGGCCCGTTGTATGTCGATGTGCGGGACGTCATTACACGCAGCCGCACACCGGCAGGCGTCGACCTCAAAAAGCTGGAGCTGGAGCTGATCAATGACCCGCACGTCACGGCCGTCTTGATCGCAGCCGCTAACAGCGCTTCGCAGCATCAGGGCAAACCGCAGCAGACATTGGCGCAAGCGCTGGCGACCCTGGGTGCAACGCAGAGCGCGAACCTGGTTCAAGGCCTGGCGCTCAAGCGTGGCGCGATACTGTCCGACCCCGGGCTGATTCTTCAGGCCAGTCAGATCTGGGATGTCTCCCATCGAACGGCCGGTTACGCGCGGATTCTGGCGCGCACCCTGGACCTGGACCACGAGCGTTGCTATTGCGCAGGGTTGCTGAGAGGCCTGGGTGATCTGTCCGTGATCCGCTGTCTGCAAGAGTGGGTTCATGCCGGCGGCACGCTGGATGACGCCACCATCGCGCATGCGCTGGAGCAGTACGCAGCGGCGTTCGGTTCGGCGCTGCGCACGCGCTGGCGCTTGCCGTTGGAGCTGCGCGAACTGATCGCGGCGGTCTATCAATACAACACTGGCGTCTATACGCGCGAAGTGCTGGCGATGAACCTCGCCGGGCAGATGGGACGGCTGGGAGAGGAAGACCCGCTGGAAGCGCTCGCCAAAAGCAAGTCGGCGCGTCTGCTGAAGATCAACGCGTCGGATCTTGAGAGGGTACGCAGTAAGCTGGTGGCTTGA
- the gabT gene encoding 4-aminobutyrate--2-oxoglutarate transaminase has translation MSKTNASLMKRREAAVPRGVGQIHPIFAESAKNATVTDVEGREFIDFAGGIAVLNTGHLHPKIVAAVQEQLTKLTHTCFQVLAYEPYVELCEKVNAKVPGNFDKKTLLVTTGSEAVENAVKIARAATGRAGVIAFTGAYHGRTMMTLGLTGKVVPYSAGMGLMPGGIFRALYPNELHGVSVDDSIASIERIFKNDAEPKDIAAIIIEPVQGEGGFYVAPKAFMARLRELCDKHGILLIADEVQTGAGRTGTFFAMEQMGVAADLTTFAKSIAGGFPLAGVCGKAEYMDAIAPGGLGGTYAGSPIACAAALAVMEVFEEEHLLDRCKAVGERLVTGLRAIQAKYPVIGEVRALGAMIALECFENGDTHKPNAAAVAQVVAKARDKGLILLSCGTYGNVLRVLVPLTSPDEQLDKGLKIIEECFAEIA, from the coding sequence ATGAGCAAAACAAACGCATCCTTGATGAAACGCCGTGAAGCCGCTGTTCCACGTGGCGTTGGTCAGATTCACCCGATCTTCGCCGAGTCCGCGAAGAACGCTACCGTTACCGACGTTGAAGGCCGTGAGTTCATCGACTTCGCCGGCGGTATCGCTGTACTGAACACCGGTCACCTGCACCCGAAAATCGTTGCTGCCGTGCAAGAGCAACTGACCAAGCTGACCCACACCTGCTTCCAGGTGCTGGCTTACGAGCCTTACGTTGAGTTGTGCGAAAAGGTCAACGCCAAGGTTCCGGGCAATTTCGACAAGAAAACCCTGCTGGTCACCACCGGTTCCGAAGCGGTCGAGAATGCCGTCAAGATCGCTCGCGCTGCCACGGGCCGTGCGGGCGTGATCGCTTTCACCGGCGCTTACCACGGTCGCACCATGATGACCTTGGGCCTGACCGGTAAAGTCGTGCCTTACTCCGCAGGCATGGGCCTGATGCCAGGCGGCATCTTCCGCGCGCTGTACCCGAACGAGCTGCACGGTGTGAGCGTTGACGACTCCATCGCCAGCATCGAACGCATCTTCAAGAACGACGCCGAGCCAAAAGACATCGCGGCCATCATCATCGAGCCGGTTCAGGGCGAAGGTGGTTTCTACGTGGCGCCGAAAGCGTTCATGGCTCGCCTGCGTGAACTCTGCGACAAGCACGGCATCCTGCTGATCGCTGACGAGGTGCAGACCGGCGCTGGCCGTACTGGCACCTTCTTCGCGATGGAGCAGATGGGCGTTGCTGCCGACCTGACCACGTTCGCCAAGTCCATCGCTGGCGGCTTCCCGCTGGCCGGCGTGTGCGGCAAGGCCGAGTACATGGACGCCATCGCGCCGGGCGGTCTGGGCGGCACTTATGCCGGTAGCCCGATTGCTTGCGCGGCAGCGCTGGCGGTCATGGAAGTGTTCGAAGAAGAGCACCTGCTGGACCGTTGCAAGGCCGTCGGCGAGCGTTTGGTCACCGGTCTGCGCGCCATTCAGGCCAAGTACCCGGTCATTGGCGAAGTGCGTGCACTTGGCGCCATGATTGCGCTCGAGTGCTTCGAAAACGGCGACACCCACAAGCCAAACGCTGCGGCAGTGGCTCAAGTGGTTGCCAAAGCGCGTGACAAAGGTCTGATCCTGCTGTCTTGCGGCACCTACGGCAACGTTCTGCGCGTGCTGGTTCCACTGACTTCGCCAGACGAGCAGTTGGACAAGGGCCTGAAGATCATCGAAGAATGCTTCGCTGAAATCGCCTAA
- the gabD gene encoding NADP-dependent succinate-semialdehyde dehydrogenase has translation MQLKDSKLFRQQAYINGAWADADSGQTIKVNNPSNNEILGTVPKMGAAETRRAIEAADKALPAWRALTAKERGSKLRRWFELMIENQDDLGQLMTLEQGKPLAEAKGEIAYAASFIEWFSEEAKRIYGDVIPGHQPDKRLIVLKQPIGVTAAITPWNFPAAMITRKAGPALAAGCTMVLKPASQTPYSALALAELAERAGIPAGVFSVVTGSAGDIGSELTSNPIVRKLSFTGSTEIGRQLMAECAHDIKKVSLELGGNAPFIVFDDADLDKAVEGAIISKYRNNGQTCVCANRIYVQDSVYDAFAEKLQAAVAKLKVGDGMTEGTTTGPLIDEKAVAKVKEHIADALSKGAKVLSGGNSMEGNFFEPTILVNVPKDAAVAKEETFGPLAPLFRFKDEAEVIAMANDTEFGLASYFYAQNMSRVFRVAEALEYGMVGINTGLISNEVAPFGGIKASGLGREGSKYGIEDYLEIKYLCLSV, from the coding sequence ATGCAGCTCAAAGATTCGAAGTTGTTCCGCCAGCAGGCGTATATCAATGGCGCCTGGGCTGATGCCGACAGCGGCCAGACCATCAAGGTCAACAACCCGTCGAACAACGAGATTCTGGGCACCGTCCCCAAGATGGGCGCAGCCGAAACCCGCCGTGCCATCGAAGCCGCTGATAAAGCCTTGCCCGCCTGGCGTGCGCTGACCGCCAAAGAGCGTGGCAGCAAGCTGCGTCGCTGGTTCGAGCTGATGATTGAAAACCAGGATGACCTCGGTCAACTGATGACCCTGGAGCAGGGCAAGCCGCTGGCCGAAGCCAAAGGCGAGATCGCTTACGCCGCTTCCTTTATTGAGTGGTTTTCCGAAGAAGCCAAGCGCATCTACGGCGACGTGATTCCTGGCCATCAGCCGGACAAGCGTCTGATCGTGCTGAAGCAGCCGATCGGCGTGACCGCCGCGATCACCCCGTGGAACTTCCCGGCCGCGATGATCACCCGTAAAGCCGGCCCTGCGCTGGCGGCCGGTTGCACCATGGTGCTCAAGCCTGCTTCCCAAACTCCTTACTCTGCACTGGCACTGGCCGAGTTGGCGGAGCGCGCGGGCATACCGGCAGGCGTGTTCAGCGTGGTGACCGGCAGCGCTGGCGATATCGGCTCCGAGCTGACCAGCAACCCGATCGTGCGCAAATTGTCGTTCACTGGCTCTACCGAGATTGGTCGTCAGCTGATGGCTGAGTGTGCTCACGACATCAAGAAAGTCTCGCTGGAGCTGGGCGGTAACGCGCCGTTTATCGTGTTCGACGACGCGGACCTGGATAAGGCGGTCGAAGGGGCGATCATTTCCAAGTACCGCAACAACGGTCAGACCTGCGTCTGCGCCAACCGCATCTATGTGCAGGATTCGGTCTACGACGCGTTCGCCGAGAAACTGCAGGCCGCTGTCGCCAAGCTGAAAGTCGGCGACGGCATGACCGAAGGCACCACCACAGGCCCGCTGATCGACGAAAAAGCGGTCGCCAAGGTCAAGGAACACATTGCTGATGCGCTGAGCAAAGGCGCGAAAGTGCTGAGCGGTGGTAACAGCATGGAAGGTAACTTCTTCGAACCGACTATTCTGGTTAACGTGCCCAAAGACGCAGCTGTGGCCAAGGAAGAGACGTTCGGTCCGCTGGCGCCTCTGTTCCGCTTCAAAGACGAAGCCGAAGTGATCGCGATGGCCAACGACACCGAGTTCGGTCTGGCGTCGTACTTCTACGCGCAGAACATGAGCCGTGTATTCCGTGTGGCCGAAGCGCTGGAGTACGGCATGGTGGGCATCAACACCGGCCTGATCTCCAACGAAGTCGCGCCGTTTGGCGGTATCAAGGCGTCGGGCCTGGGCCGTGAAGGCTCCAAGTACGGCATCGAAGATTACCTGGAAATCAAATACCTCTGCCTGTCCGTTTAA
- a CDS encoding type II toxin-antitoxin system RelB/DinJ family antitoxin, with protein sequence MASINIRVDDDLKARAYRELDRLGVTPSDLMRQALQYVAERGQLPFRPVLLTEEDEALVSLVRERLGAPLRVKVSLDDL encoded by the coding sequence ATGGCCTCTATCAATATTCGTGTTGACGATGATCTAAAGGCTCGCGCCTACCGCGAACTGGATCGACTCGGCGTCACGCCCTCCGATCTAATGCGCCAAGCGTTGCAATACGTCGCTGAGCGTGGGCAACTTCCGTTTCGCCCGGTTCTTCTGACGGAAGAGGACGAGGCCCTCGTTTCCCTAGTAAGAGAGCGTCTTGGAGCGCCACTGCGGGTTAAGGTTTCACTGGATGATTTATAG
- a CDS encoding type II toxin-antitoxin system RelE family toxin, with product MIYSLEFDERALKEWRKLGDTIREQLKKKLAAILLNPRVEANRLHSLPDCYKIKLRSSGYRLVYQVIDHEVVVFVVAVDKREGEEAYRKASERLK from the coding sequence ATGATTTATAGCCTTGAGTTTGATGAGCGAGCGCTAAAGGAGTGGCGCAAGCTCGGTGACACCATCAGAGAGCAATTAAAAAAGAAGCTCGCGGCAATTTTGCTAAACCCTCGCGTTGAAGCGAATCGCCTTCACTCCCTTCCTGATTGCTACAAAATCAAGCTGCGAAGCAGCGGTTATCGGTTGGTCTACCAAGTCATTGATCACGAGGTCGTGGTTTTTGTCGTCGCCGTGGATAAAAGAGAGGGTGAGGAAGCTTATCGAAAAGCGTCTGAGAGACTGAAGTAG
- a CDS encoding DUF4431 domain-containing protein: protein MNVIPCIRALPFLVVCLSPFSVVQAATCNQYEPADATLSGTLTRQVFPGPPGFEDVVTGDEPQVGFYLSLAEPLCMKGNENEADIDVEDNETLVQLVLQPTDYDNLRPYLDQPVVLKGTLFGAATGFHHTQVLMQQVQLVSGLAGAPVDCELLNQKVGMHEETYSPSLQGKVIGGQAWIYQAPNPSCTNKREFLAQGTPLSVSLIANGGWVLAQYMAEGGKPQSVWLDQAQVLLGLGDAGE, encoded by the coding sequence ATGAATGTCATCCCCTGTATTCGTGCTCTGCCGTTCCTCGTCGTTTGTCTGTCGCCTTTTTCCGTGGTGCAGGCTGCTACCTGCAATCAATACGAACCCGCCGATGCAACCCTGAGCGGCACGCTGACACGGCAAGTGTTCCCCGGCCCGCCAGGGTTTGAAGACGTGGTAACCGGTGATGAGCCGCAAGTGGGTTTCTATCTGTCGCTGGCCGAGCCGCTGTGCATGAAAGGCAACGAGAACGAGGCAGACATCGACGTCGAGGACAACGAAACGCTGGTGCAGCTGGTCCTGCAACCCACGGATTACGACAACCTGCGTCCGTATCTCGACCAGCCCGTTGTGCTCAAAGGCACACTGTTCGGCGCCGCCACGGGTTTCCACCACACGCAGGTCTTGATGCAGCAAGTGCAACTGGTGAGCGGCCTGGCGGGTGCGCCGGTCGACTGCGAGTTGCTCAACCAGAAAGTCGGCATGCACGAAGAAACCTACAGTCCCTCGCTGCAGGGCAAGGTCATCGGCGGCCAGGCATGGATCTACCAGGCGCCGAACCCTTCCTGCACGAACAAACGAGAATTTCTCGCCCAAGGCACGCCTCTCAGCGTGTCACTAATCGCCAACGGCGGCTGGGTGCTTGCTCAATACATGGCCGAGGGAGGAAAGCCCCAGTCGGTGTGGCTGGATCAGGCGCAGGTATTGTTGGGTTTGGGGGATGCGGGGGAGTAG
- the tagQ gene encoding type VI secretion system-associated lipoprotein TagQ, translating to MQLSRKPVVSTSKCRGLMLVAAGFGFVLIAGCASSPVSKVGSSTKVAYYPSCYEPVQHLRDTDSDTTKSVFGGAAVGALGGALAGALVGSSEDRARNAAIGAAGGALVGGAAGYYTEKQKQIADDNQRIGSYATDINKSAADIDRSTAYAKASQSCYQNEFTKLLSARKAKTMDDTEGRKRLAEIVAGLKESNDLITAVNGRAGENLNNYTQAYEKDLQNVGVQRADVATVAAADTTSVTTKTSKKKTPAKKKLPTVPQEAVSTEKTLLDAKTKQAASQQVAATGQSQVNAMCKNPDLGDWAPVPCPNV from the coding sequence ATGCAGTTATCCCGTAAACCCGTTGTTTCGACCTCTAAATGCCGTGGGCTGATGTTGGTGGCCGCAGGATTCGGCTTCGTGCTGATAGCGGGATGTGCCAGTTCGCCCGTCTCCAAGGTCGGCTCCAGCACCAAGGTTGCTTATTACCCAAGCTGCTACGAGCCGGTGCAACACTTGCGCGACACTGATTCGGACACCACCAAGTCGGTCTTCGGTGGCGCGGCGGTCGGCGCGTTGGGTGGGGCATTGGCCGGTGCGCTGGTGGGCAGTTCCGAGGATCGCGCACGCAATGCCGCCATTGGCGCGGCAGGCGGTGCATTGGTCGGCGGTGCCGCCGGTTACTACACCGAAAAGCAGAAGCAGATTGCTGACGACAACCAGCGTATTGGCTCCTACGCGACCGATATCAACAAGAGCGCTGCCGACATCGACCGCAGCACGGCGTACGCCAAGGCGTCGCAGTCGTGCTATCAGAACGAATTCACCAAGCTGCTTTCGGCGCGCAAGGCCAAGACCATGGACGACACCGAAGGCCGCAAGCGTCTGGCTGAAATCGTTGCCGGTCTGAAAGAGTCCAATGACCTCATCACCGCCGTGAACGGACGCGCGGGTGAAAACCTCAACAACTACACCCAAGCCTATGAAAAAGACCTGCAGAACGTGGGCGTACAGCGCGCTGACGTCGCCACCGTCGCGGCCGCGGATACAACGTCTGTGACCACCAAGACCAGCAAGAAGAAGACCCCCGCGAAGAAGAAACTGCCAACGGTGCCTCAGGAAGCGGTCAGCACCGAGAAGACGTTGCTGGACGCCAAAACCAAGCAGGCTGCCAGCCAGCAGGTCGCAGCGACCGGTCAGTCGCAGGTCAACGCCATGTGTAAGAACCCGGACCTTGGTGATTGGGCCCCAGTGCCTTGCCCGAACGTTTGA
- a CDS encoding formylglycine-generating enzyme family protein → MFELRRTFSVLACGAALSLSSLTMAADGDTLDNPKPLADDVILPLPCGGQMVFRYVYVLAQGTLDDREISLGYPFSEGEAGYKQSFISGYRRDFINGQFTLNDLSADWRKTISPQLPKTDAATPLKPMLYFIGKYEVTARQYAQVMSQAQSLASGEPASACEVPEGMVARLPKVKLSRFEAERFSAVYSAWLMKYHRDLLPVSGRGKDDDDGGVAFVRLPTEVEWEYAARGGQAVSRQELEGRLFPRRVEGSEEDGPLGDWAVFNQVAGGTGQAARLMPVGTKLPNPIGLFDVIGNAAEMVQESFQLVHAGRRQGAYGGFVAKGGNYLEGEGTLFTGMRREYPLFAADGTEQSNETTGFRVAIGALSAPRSRYKELFEQWQKEGRLASLTDAIDDAQDPTKRLDSIISASTDPRLQAELGLVNEELKRNVSLIAQQREEAAGNLIQSSALVAETINNYNIRLTNLRKSQKQAVDAKDEASARLFAVAIENGSSALDGAVAIYIDNLATGTRYTDAVIQAQFQRVKEELNRKPVLGKSLVARATLFVRHVGSYRQQKRADPQTILKELLASAAQP, encoded by the coding sequence ATGTTTGAGTTACGACGGACGTTCAGTGTGCTGGCGTGCGGTGCCGCCCTGAGCTTGTCATCCCTGACGATGGCGGCCGACGGCGACACGCTGGATAACCCGAAACCGTTGGCAGATGACGTCATCCTGCCGCTGCCGTGCGGCGGCCAGATGGTGTTTCGTTACGTCTATGTGCTGGCCCAAGGCACGCTGGACGACCGTGAAATCAGCCTCGGCTATCCGTTCAGCGAAGGTGAGGCGGGCTACAAACAGTCGTTCATCTCCGGCTACCGCCGAGACTTCATCAACGGCCAGTTCACGCTCAATGATCTGTCTGCAGACTGGCGCAAAACCATCAGCCCTCAGTTACCGAAAACCGATGCGGCGACGCCGCTCAAACCGATGCTGTATTTCATCGGCAAGTACGAGGTCACGGCACGGCAATACGCACAGGTCATGTCTCAGGCCCAGTCGCTCGCCAGCGGCGAGCCGGCATCCGCCTGTGAAGTTCCCGAGGGTATGGTCGCACGCTTGCCCAAGGTCAAGTTGTCGCGCTTCGAGGCCGAGCGTTTCTCGGCGGTGTACAGCGCCTGGCTGATGAAATACCACCGCGATCTGCTGCCCGTGAGCGGGCGCGGAAAAGACGATGACGATGGCGGCGTCGCTTTTGTACGGCTGCCAACCGAAGTCGAATGGGAGTATGCAGCCCGTGGCGGCCAAGCCGTCAGTCGCCAGGAGCTGGAAGGGCGTTTGTTCCCGCGTCGGGTCGAGGGCAGCGAAGAGGACGGGCCGCTGGGCGACTGGGCGGTGTTCAATCAGGTCGCAGGTGGTACGGGGCAGGCCGCCCGCTTGATGCCCGTTGGCACGAAATTGCCCAATCCGATCGGCCTGTTCGACGTCATTGGCAACGCCGCCGAAATGGTCCAGGAGTCTTTTCAGCTGGTGCATGCGGGGAGGCGTCAGGGGGCGTATGGGGGCTTCGTCGCCAAGGGCGGCAATTACCTGGAAGGTGAGGGGACGCTATTCACTGGTATGCGGCGCGAATACCCGCTATTCGCGGCCGATGGTACGGAGCAGAGCAACGAAACGACGGGGTTTCGAGTTGCCATTGGCGCACTTTCCGCGCCTCGCTCACGCTACAAGGAGCTGTTCGAGCAGTGGCAGAAAGAGGGGCGTCTGGCCTCGTTGACCGATGCCATCGACGACGCTCAAGACCCGACGAAACGTCTGGACAGCATTATTTCCGCCAGCACGGACCCTCGTCTGCAAGCTGAACTGGGCCTGGTCAACGAAGAGCTCAAGCGCAATGTTTCGTTGATCGCTCAGCAGCGTGAAGAAGCCGCAGGCAACCTGATCCAGTCATCGGCGTTGGTGGCTGAAACCATCAACAACTACAACATCCGCCTGACCAACCTCAGAAAAAGCCAGAAGCAGGCCGTCGACGCCAAGGACGAAGCCAGCGCCAGGCTTTTTGCCGTGGCCATCGAAAACGGAAGCAGTGCGCTCGATGGCGCGGTCGCCATCTACATCGACAACCTTGCCACTGGAACCCGTTACACCGACGCGGTGATCCAGGCGCAGTTCCAGCGCGTGAAAGAAGAGCTCAATCGCAAACCGGTCCTGGGTAAGAGCCTGGTGGCCCGCGCCACATTGTTCGTTCGTCACGTGGGGAGTTACCGCCAGCAGAAGCGCGCGGACCCACAGACGATTTTAAAGGAATTGCTCGCTTCGGCCGCTCAGCCATGA
- a CDS encoding ABC transporter permease, whose protein sequence is MRIALVASLAWQDYVADARLSACTVLALVAVIAPLLVLFGLKSGLVGSLTERLERDPQVREVIPMGGGRFNTAFVEALARRPDVAFAIPRTRQIAATADLSIPAQARVLDVEMIPTATGDPLLGHVAAPTGLDRVALSQTAAEKLRAKPGDVVEATFTRQVSGQRQAQRTQLYVTSVLPLEAFARDAIFAPMPLLEAVEDYRDGRAVQAFGWAGDVTAANGQRIFPAFRLYARSLDDVEALRVYFAENHLLVSTQASAIAQVKSLSHNLSIVFWIIAALAVAGAVAAVFAGALAAVERKRRELSVLRLLGFSTGSLLLFVVLQALYSGGMATVVSMGLYGLAEQGINTLFVQTPGEYASHLLARHYCVAAFAVLSASVPAAALGGWRVARIEASEGIRDV, encoded by the coding sequence ATGCGAATCGCACTGGTCGCTTCTCTCGCTTGGCAGGATTACGTCGCCGACGCCCGATTATCGGCGTGCACGGTCTTGGCATTGGTGGCGGTCATTGCGCCGCTGTTGGTGTTGTTCGGCTTGAAATCTGGATTGGTGGGCAGCCTGACGGAGCGCCTTGAGCGCGACCCGCAGGTGCGTGAAGTCATTCCCATGGGCGGCGGGCGTTTCAATACCGCTTTTGTTGAGGCGCTGGCACGCAGGCCAGACGTGGCATTTGCCATCCCTCGTACTCGCCAGATTGCCGCCACGGCCGACCTGTCGATACCGGCGCAGGCTCGAGTGCTAGACGTCGAGATGATTCCCACGGCGACGGGTGATCCGTTACTCGGACACGTGGCTGCTCCGACCGGGCTGGACCGCGTGGCGCTCAGCCAGACCGCGGCCGAGAAACTGCGGGCCAAGCCCGGCGATGTGGTCGAAGCGACGTTTACCCGCCAAGTTTCGGGCCAGCGTCAAGCGCAACGCACTCAGTTGTACGTCACTTCGGTGCTGCCGCTGGAAGCATTCGCGCGCGACGCGATCTTCGCCCCGATGCCGCTGCTGGAAGCCGTAGAAGATTACCGCGACGGGCGTGCAGTACAGGCCTTTGGCTGGGCGGGCGATGTCACGGCCGCCAATGGACAACGCATCTTTCCCGCATTTCGTCTCTACGCCCGCAGTCTTGATGACGTCGAAGCGCTGCGGGTTTATTTCGCCGAAAACCACCTGCTCGTGTCGACCCAGGCGTCGGCCATCGCTCAGGTGAAGTCCTTGAGTCACAACCTGTCCATCGTCTTCTGGATCATCGCAGCGCTGGCGGTGGCGGGTGCCGTGGCGGCTGTGTTCGCGGGCGCGTTGGCGGCGGTAGAGCGCAAACGGCGTGAGCTGTCGGTATTACGGCTGCTGGGCTTCAGCACCGGATCATTGCTGTTGTTCGTGGTCCTGCAAGCGCTCTACAGCGGGGGGATGGCAACGGTGGTCAGCATGGGGCTTTACGGTCTTGCCGAGCAGGGTATCAACACACTGTTTGTGCAGACACCGGGCGAATACGCCAGCCATTTGCTGGCACGTCATTACTGCGTGGCTGCGTTCGCCGTGCTCAGTGCCAGTGTGCCGGCGGCTGCACTGGGTGGTTGGCGGGTGGCGCGTATCGAAGCGTCGGAAGGAATCAGAGATGTTTGA
- a CDS encoding ABC transporter ATP-binding protein — translation MLSLREVRKTRGEGSQRYSLVIPHLELAAGQQLALVGPSGCGKSTLLDLLALVLSPDQSQRFDVLDQDRQVDIAALWRDARQNRLAELRSRRIGYVLQTGGLLGYLDVRANIELSRRLLGMRDDGSVERLATQLEVSEQLDKKPQALSVGQRQRVSCARALAHNPRLLLADEPTAALDPLNASRVMHLLLSQARAQNACCVIATHDEHLAQQAGLHRLQITCVRDDDGGITATLEGGH, via the coding sequence ATGTTAAGCCTGCGAGAAGTGCGCAAAACGCGAGGCGAAGGCAGCCAGCGTTACAGCCTGGTGATCCCGCACCTGGAACTGGCTGCTGGTCAGCAACTGGCGTTGGTGGGCCCGAGTGGTTGCGGCAAAAGTACGTTACTGGATTTGTTGGCGCTGGTGCTTTCACCGGATCAATCGCAGCGATTCGACGTCTTGGACCAAGATCGCCAGGTCGATATCGCCGCTCTTTGGCGCGACGCGAGACAAAATCGTCTCGCCGAGTTGCGCAGTCGGCGGATCGGTTACGTGCTGCAAACCGGCGGTCTGCTGGGCTATCTCGACGTTCGCGCCAATATCGAGCTGTCTCGCCGGTTGTTGGGGATGAGGGATGACGGCAGCGTCGAGCGGCTGGCGACACAGCTGGAAGTCAGCGAGCAACTCGACAAAAAACCTCAGGCGCTGTCCGTGGGTCAACGTCAGCGCGTGAGCTGTGCGCGTGCTCTGGCGCACAACCCCCGATTGCTGTTGGCAGACGAACCCACCGCGGCCCTGGACCCACTGAACGCCTCGCGTGTCATGCACTTGTTGCTGAGCCAGGCTCGCGCCCAAAACGCTTGCTGCGTGATCGCGACTCACGATGAGCATCTGGCTCAGCAAGCCGGTCTGCACAGGCTGCAGATTACCTGCGTTCGCGACGATGACGGTGGCATTACCGCGACGCTGGAAGGTGGTCACTGA